CGCCGACGCGAAGCCCGGCGACCATCCGATCCGTTCCCAGATCACCTACCAGATCTGCAACGAGAACGCCTGCTTCCCGCCGACCTATCAGACGCTCCCGGAAGTCGTGGTGAAGGTGGGGTCCCCGGCCGCCGCCAGCCCGGCCGTCGCATTTGCGAGTCCCGCGCCGACGCAGACGCCGACGGCGCCGTCGGCCGTGACCCCGACCCTCTTCACAGCTCCCAAGGAGACGCCGGCTACTCCGGTCGTCGCGGCGGCCCCTCCGCAGGCGTCGCCGGCGGCCTCGCTGGTCGCGGCCGCTCCCGCACCTGCGGCCGCTACGGCCACGGCACCCGAAGGACCCTCGGTCGCTTCGGCCGCCGCCCCGATCAGCGAGATCGCCCGCACGGCGCAGCAGGGCTTGATCCCGTTCCTGATCGCCTCGGCTCTGGGCGGCCTGTTCGCGCTGGTGATGCCCTGCGTCTGGCCGATGGTGCCGATCACCGTCAACTTCTTCCTCAAGCAGGGGAAGGAGGGCAAGTCGAAGACGACGGGCTTGGCGTTCGCTTACTGCCTGGCGATCATCGGCATCTTCACGATGGTCGGCGTCTTCTTCTCGTTCTTTTTCTCGGCCGCGTTCCTCCAGAACCTGGCGAACAACCCCTGGCTCAACCTGGTCGTCGCCGCGCTCTTCCTGGCGTTCGGCCTGAGCCTGCTGGGCCTGTTCGAGATCAGCCTGCCGAGCTTCCTGCTCAACGCCTCGTCGAAGGGCGAGAGCCGAGGCGGGCTGATCGGCGTCATCTTCATGGCGTTGACCCTGACGATCACCTCGTTCACCTGCACCTTCCCGGTCGTGGGCGGGCTGCTGGTCATGGCGGCCGGTGGCAACTTCCTCTACCCGATCATCGGCCTGGCGACCTTCGCCACGGTCCTCGCCCTGCCCTTCTTCCTGCTGGCCCTGGCTCCTGGCCTGCTCTCGAAGATGCCCCGCAGCGGCGACTGGATGAACTCGGTCAAAGTCGTGGGCGGCCTGGTGGAGATCGGCGCGGCGCTCAAGTTCCTGAACACGGCCGAGCTGGGCTACGTCACCCCCGAGAACGCCTGGTTCGACGCCCAGGTCGTGCTGACCGCCTGGATCGTGCTGGCGATCGTCTGCGGCGTCTATCTCCTCGGCCTCTTCCGCACCGACCACGATTACGACGAGGTGAAGGTCGGCCCCGGCCGGATTTTGTTCGGCTGCCTATTCCTCGGCCTGGGCCTTTACATGACGCCCGCCCTCTTCGGCCGGCCTCCCCAGGGCCTGATCTGGGACCGCATGATCGTAGGCATACTCCCCCCCGACTCGAGCGAGTTGGTCGCCGAGGTCCGATCTGCCGGGACCGGAGCCGGCGAGGCCGTCGACGAGGTCAAGGCGACGTCGACCGACCCCGCGAAGGCCGAGCGAGAGCAGAAGAACCTTCACGGCGTCCTCTGGGGCATGAGCCTCGACCAGGCGAAGGAGGAGGCCGCCGCCAAGGGGCGACCGGTGCTGATCGACTTCACGGGCGTCAACTGCGCCAACTGCCGGCTGATGGAGCGGAACGTCCTGCCCCGGCAAGACGTCGTGAAGCTCCTCAAGAAGTTCGTCACGGTCCAGCTCTACACTGACCGGGTGCCGATCGCCTCGCTCACGGCCAGGCAGCGCGAGGACCTGGCGCTCCTCAACCAGGAGCGGCAGCTCGACCTGGCCGCCGAGCAGACGAATCCGTTCTACGTCATCATGACGCCCGACGGTAAAGTCGTCTCGTCGATCGGCGGCTACAACGAGCCGGCAGTCTTCCAGGAGTTCCTGACCAAGGCTCTCGACAAGGCCCAGGGGGGGGCACGCGTCGCGCAGGTCGGCGAGCCGCGTTGAGCCGACGCTTCACGGCTAGAGGATCATCGATAGAGCGGTTCCAGGCCCAGCGCCGTCCGCTCCCGTTCGACCGCGAACGGGTCGTTGACGGGGTTGTCGGGCCGCCGGCCGGAGAGCACGTTGAGGACGTCGCGCGCGACCATCGTGGCCATGTTTCGCAGGCCTTCCTCGGTCTGTGCGGCGCTATGGGGCGTGAGCATGACGTCGCGACGGCCGATCAGCGGGTGGTCGAGCGGTGGCGGCTCGACGTCGAACACGTCGGCCCCGTAGCCCCAGAGCAGCCGCGCGTCGAGCGCGTCGGCGACGGCCTCCTCGTCGACAACCGGCCCCCGGCAAGTGTTGATGAGGATGCAGTCCTCCTTGATGTTCGCCAGGGACGCACGGTCCATCATCCTGCGGGTGCTTGCGTCGAGCGGGAGGTGCAGGCTCACGTAGTCGGACTGTCGCAGCAGCTCCACGTAACCCACGCGCAGGGCGCCGGCTCGCAGCTCGACCTCTTCGGGGGCCTGGACGATGTCGTGGTAGAGGACGCGCATCCCGAAACCCAGGTGGCAGGCCTCCCCCAGGCGGCGGCCGATCCGTCCGAAACCGACGATCCCCAGGGTGCGTCCCCGGATCTCGCGGCCGCGCATCGTGGTGCGAACCGCGTAGTTGCCGGCCTCCAGCTCGCGGATCATGGTCGGGAAGTGCTTCGAAAGGCCGATCATCATGGCGATGACGTGCTCGCAGACGTCCTCGGTGTTGGCCCCCGGCGTATAGACGACCTGGACGCCGCGGGCGGTCGCCGCGGGGACGTCGATGTGGTCGAAGCCGACGCCGTGCCGTCCGACGACCCGCAGCCGCTTCGCCGCCCCCAGCAGCGGCGCGTCGATCGCGCCGGCGGTGCGGGTGATGATCGCATCGGCGTCGCGGGCCGCCGCCGCCACGGCCTCGCGGTCCTTGGGGTCGACCATGCGGACCTGGGCGGCTTCCTTGACGAGCCGCAGGCCGGCTTCATCCATACCCGTCAGCATGAGAACGATCGGCCGGTCCGGCATGGCGCGTCACCAGGGAAGCTGAGAGGAATGCGCGGGCGTCGGCGATGCGTCGCTGACGCCCGGGGCGCGAGCTACTATCATGGGGAAGATCCCGGACGTCGCCTCCGGGTTCGGTGGTCCTAGATTAAGTCCCAACATGACTCGTGACAATCCGTGGTCGCCGCCCCTGGCCGCCTGGCTCGTGGTCCTCGCGGCGGTCGCCGCCCGCCTGGCGGTCGTGATCGCCGCCGGCGGCCGCTTTGAGGATCCCGACAATTACCTGCCCCTGGCGCGCTCGGTGGCCGCGGGCGAGGGCCTGACCTTGCGTGGCCGGCCCACGGCATACCGGCCGCCGCTCTACCCCCTGATACTCGCCCCGCTGACGGCCGTCGCGGGCGATCGGCCGACCTTCGGGCTGGCGATCCTGCACATCGCCCTCGGCGCGGTGGCCGCGGGGTGCACGATCCTCGCGGCGCGTCGGATGGGGACGAGCGCCCGACGCTCCCTCGTCGCGGGACTGATCGTGGCCCTCGATCCAGTCCTGGTCTGGCAGTCGCGATCGGTGATGACCGAGACGCCGACGGCCTTCCTGATCGCCGCGGCGCTCGCCCTGGCCGCGCATGAATGTCGCTGGGCCGCTCCCGGAGCGGGCGTCGCACTGGGTCTGGCCGCGCTCTGCCGGCCGAGCATCCTGCCGGGCGCGGGCCTGGCCGCCCTGGCCGCGGCGCTCGCAGCACCTGGGACTCACAGGGAGCGACTGCAACGCGGGATCGGCCTCGGGGTGGCCGTCGCGGCTGTGCTGACGCCCTGGGCCGTGCGGAATAAGATCGCGCTGGGCGAGGCCGTCTGGACGACGACCCACGGCGGCTACACTCTAGCCCTGGCGAACAACGAAGTCTACTACCGGCAGGTCCTCGACGGCCCTGCCGGCGGAGTCTGGACGGGCCGGGAGCAATGGCTCTGGTGGGACTCGGTCAATCGTCGGACCGCCGGCATGAGCGAGCCGGCGGCCGACCGGCTGATGCGCGACGAGGCCATCGAACTCGCCCGCCGCGAGCCGGCGAAGTTCGCCCACGCCTGCGCGGCGAGGCTCGCGACTTTCTGGAGCCCCACCCCGGCGGCGGGCGTGTACGGCGGGCGGGCCCGGGCCTTGACGCTCGCCTGGACCCTGCCGCTCTGGGCGGCCCTCTTGCTCGGCCTGGCGAGCCCGACGTTCCGACGCTGGCCGGGGATCGTCGCGCCCAGCCTGATCCTCGGCCTGACGGTCGTCCACTCGTTCTACTGGACCGACCTGCGCATGCGGGCCCCGATCACGCCGGCGATCGCGCTGATCGCCTCTTCGGCCACCTGGCCCCGCCGCATGGGGTCGTGAGCGTCGGCCCTCAGACCAGGGCCTTCTCGGGATCGGAGGCGTCCGGTGTCGCTTCCTCGGCCACCGGGCCCGGCCGGCCGGGCTTGCGGCGGAAGACGATCCAGCGCGACATCGAGAAGCTGATCCCGGTCGCCACGACGATGCCGACGACGGCCGCCGCCAGGCGGTGCCGCGCGAACACGCCGAACCGGCTCGGCAGGTAGAGCCGCAAGGTCAGGCTCACCACGATCCCCAGGGCGTTCCCCAGGGCGTAGGTCAAATACTGCCGCACGATCGAGCCCGCGCGAGTGTCGTTGAACGTCAAGCGGCGGTTGAGCAGGAAGTTCCAGCTCATCGCCGCCCAGATGGAGAGCGAGCCCGCGACGAACATGGGCCAGGTGAAGCCCCGGCCCGGGTCGACGGTCCCTCCGAAGCCCACCGAAGCGAGGAACCAGAGCAGGAGGGCGTAGAGCGAGAGGTCGACGAACATCCCCGAGGCGCCGACGAGGCAGAACTGGACCAGCCGCGAGAGCGTCCCGAAGCGATGGTCGAGCACCCGCTTGAGCTGCCTCACGTCGTCGAGGCGGACCGCGTCGATCCGGCGCTGATCGTTCCGGCCCGTGTTCACCGGGACGTCTACCAGCCGGCCCGAACACCACGTGAGGACGTCCAGGAGGATCCGCGAGCCGGAGATCTTCTGGTTCTCCATGACCAGCGACCGGACCGCGGAGCGACGCAGCGCCGCGAGGCCTGAGAGCCCGTCGGACGTCCCCAGCGCCAGCCGCCCGAGGATCGACAGGGTCTTGCCGCGTACGCCGCCGGGGCTCAGCAGGCGACGGCTCGACCGGGGGACTCCGACCACCACGTCGGCCGTGCTCGTCCTCAGGGCGTTCAGGACCTGGAGAAGCGCCTCGGGGCCGTATTCGCGCGAAGGGTCGAGGATCACCAGCAGTTCGCCCTTGGCGACGGTCAGGCCCTGCCGCAGCAGGCTCACGTTGTCGGCGGCCTCGTCGACGACCTGGATCATCGGGTGGACGCCGACGATCGAGCGCTCTCCCGGCGTGGATCCGGCCCAGATCACCTCGACCCCGTCGACGCCATCCTGCTCCAGGAGAAGGCGGCGATACGTCGCCAACTCGCCGTTGCGGAACGGCTCGTCTCGGGTCCCGGGAACGATCAGGCTGATGAGGCTCATGAGGCGGGCGGTCCTTCAACGCGGGGCCATATCACTCGGCGAGGGCTCGCTCGATCCAGCCGCCGCCGAGCACGAGGTCGTCCTGGTAGAGCGTGACGACCTGCCCGGGGGCGACCGCGGGCTGCGGGACCTCGAACCGGACGCGGACGCGACCATCCGCCAGCGGCTCCACCACGGCGGGGACGGCGTGATGCCGAGCGCGGATCTGGGCCAGGCACGACGCGGGGCCATCGGGTGTAGGGCCCTGCCAGTTGAACCGCGAGGCCTCCAGGCCGGGACGGGCCAGCGACTCCTTGCGGCCCACGGTCACCGTCCGGGAGGTCGGCTCGATCTGGACGACGTAACGGGGCGCCCCGAGCGCGACGCCCAGCCCCCGGCGTTGGCCGATGGTGAATTTCTCGATGCCGGAATGCTCGCCGAGCACCGCGCCGTCCTCGTCGACGAGCGTCCCGGACGTCTCCTGCTCGGGCCGGCGGCGGCGGACGAATTCCAGATAGTCGTCGTCCGGGACGAAGCAGATCTCCTGGCTCTCGGCCTTGTCATGGACGGGGAGGTCGCGTCCCTTCGCAAGGGCGCGGACCTCGGCCTTGGCGAACTGCCCGATCGGGAAGAGGATGCTCTCGAGGAGTTCGGGGGCGAGCCCCGAAAGGACGTACGATTGGTCCTTGTCCCGGTCGAGGCCGCGGCCGACGCGGGTCGAGCCGTCGGCGGCGCGGGCGATCCGGGCGTAGTGGCCGGTCGCGACGAAATCGGCCCCGACCTGCTTGGCATAGTCCCAGAGCCGGCCGAACTTGAGCCAGATGTTGCACATGACGCAGGGGTTCGGCGTGCGCCCCGCGAAGTACTCGTCTGCGAAGTAGTCCTGGATGCGGCCGAACTCGCGTTCGAAGTCGAGGACGAAGAACGGGATCTCAAGCCGGTCGGCGACCCGGCGGGCGTCGAGCGCGTCGGCGACGCTGCAGCAGGTCTTGGAGCGTCGCTCCTCGGACTCGCCGTGCGAGCCGGTGCGCATGAAGAGGCCGACGACGTCGTAACCGTCGGCCTTCAACAGGTGCGCGGCGACGGAGCTGTCGACTCCGCCGCTCATCGCCAGGACGACGCGCTGGGGCATGCTCGCGGGAGTCCCTGGGTCGGAGGATGCGCCGCGGGCGTCCGGGGACGCCGCGGCGCGGGGGGTCACTTGGCGTTGGCCGCGGCCTCGGCCTTGGCCTTCTTGGTGGCCTGCTTGGCGGCCCGGCGCTCGGCCTTGGCGGCCTTGGCGTCGGCGGCGGCGGCCCCGGTGCTGAACCGCTCCTTGAGGCGGACGGCCTTGCCCGAACGCTCGCGGAGGTAGTACAGCTTGGCGCGGCGGACCTTGCCCGAGCGCTTGACGACGATGTCGGCGATCCGCGGCGAGTGGATCGGGAACTTCCGCTCCACGCCCTCGCCCTGGACGATCCGGCGGACGACGAACATCTCGCGGGTGTTGGCCCCGGAGCGGGCGATCACCACGCCGTTGAAGAGCTGGATGCGCTCCTTGTCGCCTTCCAGGATGCGGACGTGGACGTCGACCGTGTCGCCGATCTCGAACTTGGGCAGCTTGTCTTTCATGCTGCTCTGTTCGACCGCGGTCATGAATCGATTTTGCATGGCTCTGCCTTTCGAGCGGCCCGTCCGGCGGGCCGGCGTGCATCGGACTTTCGTTCGTGGGGTGTCTGGGCGTTGTCTTGGCTCGCGGCCGGCGACGGCGTCGTTCAGCGGCGGTGTTCGCGGCGCCAGCGGGCGATGGCCGCGTGGTCGCCGCTGAGCAGGACTTCCGGGACGGCCAGCCCGCGGTAGTCGCGGGGGCGGGTGTAGTGGGGGTATTCGAGCCCGCCGTCGGGCCCGAACGACTCGTCGACCGCGCTCTCGGCGTCGCCGAGGACGCCGGGGACCAGTCGGGCGACCGCGTCGATCACGACCATCGCGGCCGGCTCGCCGCCCGACAGGACGAAATCGCCCACCGACAGCAACTCGGGCCTGAGGATCTCGACGACGCGCTCGTCGAAGCCCTCGTACCGCCCGCAGACCAGGGTCAACCGTCCCTTCCCGGCCAGCTCCGCGGCCCTCGCCTGATCGAACCGCCTCCCCTGGGGGGAGAGGACGATCAACTCGCCCGGGGGCTCGACCGCGGACCGCACGGCCTCGACCGCAGCGACGACGGGGGGGGCCATCAGGACCATCCCCGGGCCGCCCCCGAAGGGCCGGTCGTCCACCTGCTTGTGCCGGCCTTCGGCCCACTCGCGGATGTCCCAAAGGTGGACCGCGACGAGTTCCTTGGCGAGCGCCCGGCCGACGATGCTCTCGCCCAGGAACCCGGCGAAGAGGCCGGGGAAGAGCGTGAGGATGTCGATCCGCAGCGGCGGCGAGGCGGGTGACATGGGCCGGCCCGTCCCGGGGTCAGGAAGCCTGCGGGGCGGCTTCGGCGGCGGGCGCGACGGCGGCCGGGGCCGGAGTCGGGGCCGGCTTGGGCAGCTCCCAGGGCTCGCCCGGGCCGGGCTTGGCGACCTTGAACCGGCGGAGGATCGCCGCGACCTTGTCCGAGGGCTGGGCGCCGACGCTCAGCCAGTAGCGGATGCGGTCGGCGTTCAGGACCGTCTGGGTCTCGGGGTTCCGCGACATCGGGTCGTAGTGGCCCAGCTCCTCGATGGAGCGGCCGTCGCGCGGGCTGCGGGAGTCCATGGCGCAGATCCTGAAGAAAGGCCTGTGCCGTCGTCCCATCGACTTCATCCGGATACGAACCACTCGCGGACTCCTCTCGAACTTCCAGGTCCCCCGATCGGGCCCCGCCGGAACGACCGGCTCGGGCGTGGTCGGGGATGAACTCGGTCCTGCCGAAAATGCCCCGGGGCTCTCGCCGTGCTCGAAGTCGGCAGGGGCGGGCTGGGGCGGTTGCTTCCTCGTGTCTGGTGCGGGGCGGGGCTCAGGCCCCGGGGCGGTCGCGCTCCTCGCGGCGTTTCTTGCGTTCTTCCTTCTCGCGCTGCTTGCGGAGCTTCTCGCGCTCCTTGGGGGAGAGCCGCTTGCCGGTGCCGACCTTGGGGGTCATGAGCTTGGCCATCGGGTTGCTGGCCGCGGCCCGTCCCAGGCCGGTCATGGCCTTGATCTTGTCGAGCATGCTCATCTGGGCCATCTGCTTGACGAACGAGGCCATCGCGTCGAACTGCTTGACCAGCCCGGAGACGTCCGACGGCTCGACCCCCGCGCCGGCGGCGATCCGGCGGCGGCGGGCGATGTCGATCAGGTCGGGGCGGCTGCGCTCGCGGGGCGTCATGCTGTCGATGATGCCCTGGATCCGGCGGATCTCGGCGTCGGCGTCGATGTTGCCCAGGTTCTCGGACATCTGGCCCATGCCCGGGAACATGCCCATGACGTCCTGGACCGAGCCCATCTTCTTGATCTGGACGATCTGCTTGCGGAAGTCCTCAAGGTCGAACTTCCCCTTGGCCATCTTCTCCTGCTGGAGCCGGGCCTCCTCGGCGTCGACGGCCGACTGGGCGGCCTCGACCAGGCCGACGATGTCGCCCATGCCGAGCATCTGGCCCACGAGCCGCTCGGGGTCGAACGGCTCCAGCTTGTCGAGCTTCTCGCCCTTGCCGACGAACTTGATCGGGACGCCGGTCACCTTGCGGACCGACAGGGCCGCGCCGCCGCGGGCGTCGCCGTCGAGCTTGGTGAGGATGACGCCGTCGAGTTCCAGGGCCTTGTTGAACGCCTCGGCCGAGGCCACGGCGTCCTGGCCGGTCATGGCGTCGCAGACGAAGAAAACCTGATGGGGCCTGACCTTCTTCTCGATCTGGACCAGCTCAGCCATCAGCTCGTCGTCGACGTGGAGCCGGCCGGCGGTATCGAGGATGAGCGTGTCGCAGCCCCTTCGGTTGGCCTCGATCAGGGCGTCCTGGCAGAGCTTGACGGGGTTCGTCCCGGTCTCCGAGAAGACGGGCACCCCCACCTGCTCGCCGACGACCTTGAGCTGCTCGACGGCGGCCGGCCGCTGGAGGTCGGCCGCGACGAGCATCGGCCGCCGCTCCTGCGCGACCAGCAGCTTCGCCAGTTTGCCCGACGTCGTCGTCTTGCCCGAGCCCTGCAGGCCGCAGAGCATGATGACGGTCGGGCCCGACTTCTCGAACCGGATCGTGGGGTCGGACGGCCCCATCGTCTCGATCATCTCGTCGTGGACGAGCTTGACGATCTGCTGCTCGGGCCGGACGCTCTTGACGACCTGGGTGCCGACCGCCTTCTCCTGGACGCGCGCCATGAAGTCCTGGACGACGTTGTAATTCACGTCGGCTTCCAGGAGCGCCGTGCGCACCTCGCGCAGGCCCTCTTTCATGTTGGCTTCGGTCAGGACGCCGCTGACGCGGAACCGCTTGAAGGCGGTGGACAGGCGCTTTTGCAGGTCGTCGAACATGACTCGTCTTGGGATCCACGGGCGGAGGAGGTCGCGAATCGACCATCATAACGCCCGATCTCGGGCCTGGCAACGCGTTTTCAAGCGCGGGCCTCCGTCACCGTTCGGGCCCGTCTCAAGCCGGCGCGGTTACAGCCGCTTGAGGCGGCGGGCCATCGTCCGGAAGGAGAACGGGGCCTTGAACCGCTCGTCCAGTGCGGTCGCGGCCTCTTCGATCGCGTCCGCGGGCTCCGGCTTCTCGGCTGTGGAGGCGATCACCACGAAGCCGGCGCCGTTAGGCAGCTTGCAGGCGTAGGTGTTGGGGAAGGCCTTGCGGATGTCGCTCATGTCCTGCAGGACGGAGTTGTGGGGGTTGAGGTTGAAGACGACCACCCCGGCGGGGGCGAGCCGCTGCTTCACCTGCTCGTAGAAGGCCAGGGTCTTCAGGTGCAGCGGGGCACCCGTCGCGTCGGTGCCCCCCGATGGGCGGAGGAAGGCGTCCATGTAGATGATGTCGTACTTCGCGTCGGATTCTCGGAGATGTACCAGGCCGTCGCACAGCTTGACGTCGACGTTCCCGCCCGATTTCACGCCGAAGAAGCGGTCGGCGACGCTAACGATCAGGGGATCGATCTCGACGACATCCAGCTTGACCGCGGGGTCGTGGATCTTGAGGAAATGGACCATCGCCCCGCCCCCCAGTCCCACAAGCAAGGCTCGCTTCGGCTGGGGCCTTAAGATGTAGCTGAGGAACATGTTCCTCGTGTAAGGGATTCGCAGGTCGTCGGGACGTTTGAGGTCGACCTGGCTCTCGATGACCTCCTCGCCGTTGTCGCGGACGAAGTAGAGCGTCCGCATGCTCCCCTCCCGTTTCACCTTGACGTGGGAGTAGTTCGAAACCTCGTCAAGCTCGACCGTGAGGGGGACCTGGAGGCAGGCCCCAAACGCCGAGCCTGCAGCCGTGAGCGTCGCCGCGACGGCGAGGAGCAAGGCCCAGGCGGACGTCGTCCACCGAGAGTCCGAGTGCAGCTGGCGAATGAGGCGCATGCAAGTCTCCTGGTGCTGGACGATTCTCGCTTCCCAGACCGGTCTCGCTCGAAGTCGAACGGCGTGCATCACGCCAGCAGGTCGCCCCGGATCGTGCGGAGTCGGGCGACGGCCGCCTTGGGGGAGCCGTCGGGCCGGTGCAGGCCGCCGTGGGGGTAGAGGTGGGTGATCCCGTCGCTCGGCTGGAGCCAGTTCACCGCACGCACGAAGGGCTTGGCGACGGCCAGCGAGGTCCAGCGCGCAGCCCATTCGGCCTGGCTCGCCTCAGTGGGGGGGGCGGGCCATTGCCAGACTTCCACCTTCACGTTCGCGTCGGCGTTCGGATCCGGCGTCGCGGCCGAGGGCGCGACCAGCGTCACGTTGAGGGGGACGTTGAGCAGCGAGTACAGGTCCAGCAGCCGTGAAAACTCGAACAGGTCGCGGCCGTCGCTCCCCGGGTTGGAGTAGCCTGGGGCGATCTCCAGCGCGACACTCGAGATCCCCACGTCCGACCGGATCAGGTAATCGCATAAGTGCAGAGGACCGAGCTGGAACCGGCTGGAGCTCATCCATTCCATCCAGGGCCGGTCGATACCCAAACAGAGCTGCGCCGCCGGATCGGCCTGGCGGGCGACCTGGAGCGCGCGGGCGGTGATTCGGATCTGGTCCTCCTCGCCGAGGCCCAGGACGTCGTGCCCGGCCGGGCGATGGGCGACGTGCCAGATGGGGACCTTGCCGCGGTAGCGGGTGACGACCTGGCGGACGTAGTCGGCGACGAAGCTGCTGATCGTGTCGACGTCGCCGTCCCAGAGCCAGATCCAGTCCGGGAGGCACGCCGCCCGGAACTCGATCAGGGGGCCGCCCTCGACGTTCAGGTGATGCTTGCGTGCCCAGGCGACCTGGGCGTCGAGCAAGTCCCAACGGTGCTTGCCCTCGGAAGGGGCCACGTCCTTCCAGGACGCCGCCGTCTGCGCCGTGTTGAAGGTCGAGGGCCAAGTCGCCGAACCCGCGGCCTTATCGGGATCGCCCGAAAGCACGCAGCCGAGGTTGGTGGAAAGTCGGCCGGCGACGGCGAGGCGGTTCTGGAGCACCTGGGCGAGGTACGTCTCGGTCAGCTGGGCCCCGGCGAGGCTGGACGCTTCCAGGCTCTCCTGCGCCGCGGCGTAGGAGGCGTCGGGATCGTCGGCGAGCAAGGCCGCGCGCACGAAGGCGCGGCGGGAGGTGCGCATCAGGTCGTCGAGCGTCGATTCGGTCCGAAGTCCGAGCTGGGTCCAGTCGGCCGACTGGTTTCGCACGTCGTTGAGCTTCCCGCGAGCCAGCTCCAGGGCCAGGACGTACGGGGCGGCCCGCTCGCCGAGCGTGGCGGTCCCCACGACGGGCGAGCCGAAGCCGGCGATCGGCCAGGGCGTGAACAGCCGGCCGCTCTCGCTCGAATCGCTCGTGCAGGTCATCAGGCCGTTGCGGAAATCGAGGCCCAGCCGGCCCGGGGTCCGGTCCAGGCCGGTCGTGTAGACGCGACGCTGGCTCGCCAACTTCCCGGCGATCTCGTTCGAGGGCAGCCTGAACTTGAGAACCCCCATGCCTTGCGTCCACCCGAGATCTTGGGCCTGCGTTCCGGGGCCGAGCGGCGGCGGCGGTCGGTCGCGACCGGGGGG
The DNA window shown above is from Paludisphaera mucosa and carries:
- a CDS encoding hydroxyacid dehydrogenase; protein product: MLTGMDEAGLRLVKEAAQVRMVDPKDREAVAAAARDADAIITRTAGAIDAPLLGAAKRLRVVGRHGVGFDHIDVPAATARGVQVVYTPGANTEDVCEHVIAMMIGLSKHFPTMIRELEAGNYAVRTTMRGREIRGRTLGIVGFGRIGRRLGEACHLGFGMRVLYHDIVQAPEEVELRAGALRVGYVELLRQSDYVSLHLPLDASTRRMMDRASLANIKEDCILINTCRGPVVDEEAVADALDARLLWGYGADVFDVEPPPLDHPLIGRRDVMLTPHSAAQTEEGLRNMATMVARDVLNVLSGRRPDNPVNDPFAVERERTALGLEPLYR
- a CDS encoding ArnT family glycosyltransferase, with the translated sequence MTRDNPWSPPLAAWLVVLAAVAARLAVVIAAGGRFEDPDNYLPLARSVAAGEGLTLRGRPTAYRPPLYPLILAPLTAVAGDRPTFGLAILHIALGAVAAGCTILAARRMGTSARRSLVAGLIVALDPVLVWQSRSVMTETPTAFLIAAALALAAHECRWAAPGAGVALGLAALCRPSILPGAGLAALAAALAAPGTHRERLQRGIGLGVAVAAVLTPWAVRNKIALGEAVWTTTHGGYTLALANNEVYYRQVLDGPAGGVWTGREQWLWWDSVNRRTAGMSEPAADRLMRDEAIELARREPAKFAHACAARLATFWSPTPAAGVYGGRARALTLAWTLPLWAALLLGLASPTFRRWPGIVAPSLILGLTVVHSFYWTDLRMRAPITPAIALIASSATWPRRMGS
- the mnmA gene encoding tRNA 2-thiouridine(34) synthase MnmA; translated protein: MPQRVVLAMSGGVDSSVAAHLLKADGYDVVGLFMRTGSHGESEERRSKTCCSVADALDARRVADRLEIPFFVLDFEREFGRIQDYFADEYFAGRTPNPCVMCNIWLKFGRLWDYAKQVGADFVATGHYARIARAADGSTRVGRGLDRDKDQSYVLSGLAPELLESILFPIGQFAKAEVRALAKGRDLPVHDKAESQEICFVPDDDYLEFVRRRRPEQETSGTLVDEDGAVLGEHSGIEKFTIGQRRGLGVALGAPRYVVQIEPTSRTVTVGRKESLARPGLEASRFNWQGPTPDGPASCLAQIRARHHAVPAVVEPLADGRVRVRFEVPQPAVAPGQVVTLYQDDLVLGGGWIERALAE
- the trmD gene encoding tRNA (guanosine(37)-N1)-methyltransferase TrmD — its product is MSPASPPLRIDILTLFPGLFAGFLGESIVGRALAKELVAVHLWDIREWAEGRHKQVDDRPFGGGPGMVLMAPPVVAAVEAVRSAVEPPGELIVLSPQGRRFDQARAAELAGKGRLTLVCGRYEGFDERVVEILRPELLSVGDFVLSGGEPAAMVVIDAVARLVPGVLGDAESAVDESFGPDGGLEYPHYTRPRDYRGLAVPEVLLSGDHAAIARWRREHRR
- a CDS encoding GtrA family protein, with product MSLISLIVPGTRDEPFRNGELATYRRLLLEQDGVDGVEVIWAGSTPGERSIVGVHPMIQVVDEAADNVSLLRQGLTVAKGELLVILDPSREYGPEALLQVLNALRTSTADVVVGVPRSSRRLLSPGGVRGKTLSILGRLALGTSDGLSGLAALRRSAVRSLVMENQKISGSRILLDVLTWCSGRLVDVPVNTGRNDQRRIDAVRLDDVRQLKRVLDHRFGTLSRLVQFCLVGASGMFVDLSLYALLLWFLASVGFGGTVDPGRGFTWPMFVAGSLSIWAAMSWNFLLNRRLTFNDTRAGSIVRQYLTYALGNALGIVVSLTLRLYLPSRFGVFARHRLAAAVVGIVVATGISFSMSRWIVFRRKPGRPGPVAEEATPDASDPEKALV
- a CDS encoding protein-disulfide reductase DsbD family protein; the protein is MPHLPLVGSSGRRAPFLASAVALLLSLIAVPAFADGPQPAQKDSNVRAKPKDVTITATVEPGEAKPGDVVKLKVVANLKPGWHIYTYAEKQRDAGPRHTLFDAFDLAGLEKTGSWTASKEPESKSEPAFDNKTFEFFEDEVAWTLDLKVPADAAPGKKTVQVQASYQICNAQSCSFPGRWTLPGASLTVVGGQTANPPPAAAPIAAPKRPDTPEHLRIKGVSPTPSVEPVEVKPGGTVRYKVAVKLDHGLHIYDVAKPRDGYDGPIPTSFDLFETGGLVADPTTWKASQDPILKPEPAFGENVVVAFFEDEAAWTVELKVPADAKPGDHPIRSQITYQICNENACFPPTYQTLPEVVVKVGSPAAASPAVAFASPAPTQTPTAPSAVTPTLFTAPKETPATPVVAAAPPQASPAASLVAAAPAPAAATATAPEGPSVASAAAPISEIARTAQQGLIPFLIASALGGLFALVMPCVWPMVPITVNFFLKQGKEGKSKTTGLAFAYCLAIIGIFTMVGVFFSFFFSAAFLQNLANNPWLNLVVAALFLAFGLSLLGLFEISLPSFLLNASSKGESRGGLIGVIFMALTLTITSFTCTFPVVGGLLVMAAGGNFLYPIIGLATFATVLALPFFLLALAPGLLSKMPRSGDWMNSVKVVGGLVEIGAALKFLNTAELGYVTPENAWFDAQVVLTAWIVLAIVCGVYLLGLFRTDHDYDEVKVGPGRILFGCLFLGLGLYMTPALFGRPPQGLIWDRMIVGILPPDSSELVAEVRSAGTGAGEAVDEVKATSTDPAKAEREQKNLHGVLWGMSLDQAKEEAAAKGRPVLIDFTGVNCANCRLMERNVLPRQDVVKLLKKFVTVQLYTDRVPIASLTARQREDLALLNQERQLDLAAEQTNPFYVIMTPDGKVVSSIGGYNEPAVFQEFLTKALDKAQGGARVAQVGEPR
- the rpsP gene encoding 30S ribosomal protein S16, with the protein product MKSMGRRHRPFFRICAMDSRSPRDGRSIEELGHYDPMSRNPETQTVLNADRIRYWLSVGAQPSDKVAAILRRFKVAKPGPGEPWELPKPAPTPAPAAVAPAAEAAPQAS